Proteins from a genomic interval of Microbacterium phyllosphaerae:
- a CDS encoding carboxypeptidase regulatory-like domain-containing protein, whose amino-acid sequence MRAARGGLLAGATVLVATLVGVIPAAAATTTSWASWQPLTGTSGAYTTTVEIAAQPAMTATMTSDSRSGQVGVISGSTNWLSQGTPVGAKYGTSLNEQYLNLRPKVDNATSPSTTTYSFASPTPASGWTFVLGDIDADSVRIQALGANGQALTEEQLGFQGGFNYCAPGLAGKPSCTGDAADVPTWDTATQTLTGNAAAADTSGAAAWFEPSVPITSLTFFFTRRAGFPVYQTWFASIARDISGTVTDQADGVLEGVALSLTDANGDIVGTTTTGAGGTYSFPGFVATGGYTVRVTPPDGKIAVGSTSQAVDLTTDDDVADFEVRNIVPVAVSGRVVDGEGNPVAGVTVTVDGTQTTTTDADGNYLFDEVAVGPHTVVVTPPPGFSTTDPTEPLVVPEDSEVPIILDDFVLVENPDLSGAVRANGTGVAGVVITASSGGDVVTAVTDASGAYRFPRLPSGEYEVTMTTPDGYTATGPVSRTEDLDATDVANVDFELARSGALAGVVRTEGGAPVSGVVITVGTDEGSQQLTTDADGSYGLDDLSPGTYTLTITAPSGSTIVGPSTLTVVVTAAGETFVDQDFTLAAAVVIPPDPTDPTDPTDPSTPPSTGGGQLPGTGLGPETFAWAAGGAAVLVLGVVLFLIARRRANRD is encoded by the coding sequence ATGCGTGCGGCCAGGGGTGGACTTCTTGCAGGGGCGACCGTGCTGGTCGCGACGCTGGTCGGTGTGATTCCGGCCGCGGCGGCCACCACCACATCGTGGGCGAGCTGGCAGCCGCTCACCGGAACGAGTGGGGCATACACGACCACCGTCGAGATCGCCGCGCAGCCCGCGATGACCGCCACCATGACGAGCGATTCGCGCTCGGGGCAGGTGGGCGTCATCTCGGGCTCCACGAACTGGCTGTCGCAGGGAACCCCCGTCGGCGCCAAGTACGGCACCAGCCTCAACGAGCAGTACCTGAACCTGCGGCCGAAGGTCGACAACGCCACGAGTCCGTCGACGACCACGTACTCGTTCGCGTCGCCCACACCGGCGTCCGGCTGGACCTTCGTGCTGGGTGACATCGATGCCGACTCGGTGCGCATCCAGGCCCTCGGGGCGAACGGCCAGGCGCTGACGGAAGAGCAGCTCGGCTTCCAGGGCGGGTTCAACTACTGCGCCCCCGGTCTCGCCGGCAAGCCCTCGTGCACGGGAGACGCCGCAGACGTGCCGACGTGGGACACCGCGACGCAGACGCTCACGGGCAACGCGGCGGCGGCCGACACGAGTGGCGCGGCAGCCTGGTTCGAGCCCTCGGTGCCGATCACCTCGCTCACCTTCTTCTTCACGCGCCGAGCCGGATTCCCGGTGTACCAGACCTGGTTCGCGTCGATCGCCCGTGACATCTCGGGCACGGTCACCGACCAGGCCGACGGTGTGCTCGAGGGCGTCGCGCTCTCACTCACCGACGCGAACGGCGACATCGTGGGCACGACGACGACCGGCGCCGGAGGCACTTATTCGTTCCCCGGTTTCGTCGCGACAGGCGGATACACGGTGCGGGTCACGCCACCCGACGGCAAGATCGCCGTGGGCTCGACGTCTCAGGCGGTGGACCTCACGACGGATGACGACGTCGCCGACTTCGAGGTGCGCAACATCGTTCCCGTGGCGGTCTCCGGCCGGGTCGTCGATGGCGAGGGCAATCCGGTCGCGGGTGTCACGGTGACCGTCGACGGCACGCAGACCACCACGACGGATGCCGACGGCAACTATCTCTTCGACGAGGTCGCGGTCGGCCCGCACACCGTCGTCGTGACACCGCCTCCCGGCTTCAGCACGACGGATCCGACGGAGCCGCTGGTGGTGCCGGAAGACAGCGAAGTGCCGATCATCCTCGATGACTTCGTCCTGGTCGAGAATCCCGACCTCAGCGGAGCCGTGCGCGCGAACGGCACCGGTGTCGCCGGCGTCGTGATCACCGCATCCTCGGGCGGCGACGTCGTCACCGCGGTCACCGACGCGAGCGGTGCCTACCGGTTCCCGAGGCTGCCCTCCGGGGAGTACGAGGTCACGATGACGACCCCCGACGGCTACACCGCGACCGGCCCCGTCAGCCGCACGGAGGATCTCGACGCAACCGACGTCGCGAACGTCGACTTTGAGCTGGCGCGCTCTGGCGCGCTCGCCGGAGTGGTGCGCACGGAGGGCGGGGCGCCGGTGAGCGGAGTCGTCATCACCGTCGGCACGGACGAGGGATCGCAGCAGCTGACGACGGATGCTGACGGCAGCTACGGGCTCGATGACCTGTCGCCGGGCACCTACACGCTGACCATCACGGCGCCGTCGGGCAGCACGATCGTCGGCCCCTCGACGCTCACTGTCGTGGTCACGGCTGCCGGCGAGACGTTCGTCGACCAGGACTTCACGCTCGCCGCGGCGGTCGTCATCCCGCCGGATCCGACCGACCCCACCGACCCGACCGATCCATCGACTCCGCCGAGCACGGGTGGCGGTCAGCTGCCCGGCACCGGACTCGGGCCGGAGACCTTCGCCTGGGCAGCGGGAGGCGCGGCCGTGCTGGTGCTCGGAGTCGTGCTGTTCCTGATCGCCCGGCGTCGCGCGAACCGCGACTGA